Proteins from one Armatimonadota bacterium genomic window:
- a CDS encoding SpoIIE family protein phosphatase: MSNNGRQECPVAPRSRKFVWIGYVLVVALLISLTMLLDWLEPIFPLGRYPILYVVIVMIMAYLFGTGPAITGAALGLILFEYYFSAAYNKFWPLADTPRGWAGIVGYLLGMLLVSAAALYARAARARIQHLADLLQKYELLVRHAKDIILFSRCEDGQIMEANAAAVENYGYSREELLNMRVNDIRAPGIEPIISTLANEEEERGVIFETIHRRKDGSSFPVEVSSRIAFVSDDLILLNIIRDITDRKLAESAKTRLASIVDSSSDAIIGKSLDGTILSWNSGAAAIYGYTAEEAIGKPISILLPSDAIDDLQEILSALASGERIVNRESVRMRKDGKLIDVSLTVSPIKDELGNIIGASTIARDVTELIALRRQLENQVTLLQQALVPPLPTVIECCKVAAIYQAAFPGQDVGGDFYDVFDTGDEVIGAFIGDVSGKGIEAAALAAAARSTIRAFTFDLQSPDTALSRSNTVLYSQHSKTTRFITALLVLLNPKSGCFSYASAGHPPAAIWHKDGSVEFLPVHNPPLGLFEKQDFECGGSCLEPGDKMVLYTDGILEARRETELLDLEGIETALRQHGHKEPNELAEALYSTARHWAGGKLLDDVAILIIERNRGYPGKYSHHPA, translated from the coding sequence TTGTCGAACAATGGTAGACAAGAATGCCCAGTTGCGCCTCGAAGCCGAAAATTTGTGTGGATCGGCTACGTGCTGGTTGTCGCTCTTTTAATAAGCTTGACAATGCTGCTGGACTGGCTTGAACCCATTTTTCCTCTCGGGCGTTATCCCATTTTATATGTAGTAATCGTTATGATTATGGCTTACCTCTTTGGCACAGGCCCGGCAATTACCGGCGCGGCACTGGGTTTAATTTTGTTTGAATACTATTTCTCCGCCGCCTATAACAAATTTTGGCCCCTTGCAGATACGCCGCGTGGGTGGGCAGGAATTGTGGGATACTTGCTGGGAATGCTGCTGGTAAGCGCAGCGGCGCTTTATGCAAGGGCTGCTCGGGCTCGTATTCAACATCTGGCAGACTTACTGCAAAAATATGAGCTTCTCGTCAGGCACGCAAAAGACATAATCCTCTTCAGCCGCTGCGAAGACGGACAAATTATGGAAGCCAATGCCGCCGCCGTCGAAAACTACGGTTACAGCAGGGAAGAACTGCTCAATATGCGAGTCAATGATATACGCGCCCCGGGAATCGAACCGATTATTAGCACACTGGCAAATGAAGAGGAGGAACGTGGAGTCATTTTTGAGACGATACACAGACGAAAAGACGGCAGCTCTTTCCCTGTCGAAGTCAGTTCACGAATTGCATTTGTCAGCGATGATCTGATCTTGCTGAACATTATACGTGATATAACCGATCGGAAACTGGCTGAGTCGGCAAAGACGCGGTTGGCGAGCATTGTCGATTCATCATCAGACGCTATCATCGGCAAATCTCTGGACGGAACGATCCTATCATGGAACTCGGGTGCGGCAGCGATATATGGTTATACTGCCGAAGAAGCAATCGGTAAACCGATTTCCATTTTATTGCCGTCTGATGCGATAGATGATTTGCAAGAAATCCTGAGTGCACTCGCAAGTGGTGAACGGATTGTAAATCGAGAAAGCGTTCGTATGAGAAAAGACGGCAAGCTCATCGACGTATCACTCACTGTTTCACCAATAAAGGATGAGCTTGGCAATATCATCGGCGCATCGACTATCGCGCGCGATGTCACCGAACTGATCGCCCTTCGCAGACAGCTCGAAAACCAGGTTACTCTTCTGCAGCAGGCCCTGGTGCCTCCACTTCCCACTGTAATTGAATGCTGCAAAGTGGCGGCAATATATCAGGCCGCATTCCCGGGACAAGATGTAGGCGGTGACTTCTACGATGTGTTCGACACAGGTGATGAAGTAATAGGAGCGTTTATCGGCGATGTATCGGGCAAGGGTATCGAAGCTGCCGCTCTGGCAGCGGCTGCACGCAGTACAATCCGCGCCTTTACGTTTGACTTACAGTCGCCAGACACGGCATTGAGCCGCAGTAACACAGTACTATATTCACAGCACTCCAAAACGACAAGGTTTATCACTGCACTGTTGGTCTTACTTAATCCCAAAAGCGGATGTTTCTCATATGCAAGCGCAGGCCACCCACCAGCAGCTATTTGGCATAAAGATGGATCAGTAGAATTTCTTCCCGTGCACAATCCGCCGCTTGGCCTATTCGAAAAGCAGGACTTTGAGTGCGGCGGATCCTGCCTTGAACCTGGAGATAAGATGGTGCTCTATACAGATGGAATTCTAGAGGCTAGGCGGGAGACTGAACTGCTCGATTTGGAAGGGATAGAAACTGCTCTCAGGCAGCACGGACATAAGGAACCTAACGAACTGGCCGAAGCGCTCTATAGCACAGCTCGCCATTGGGCAGGAGGAAAGCTTCTAGACGATGTTGCTATATTAATTATAGAGCGAAATCGTGGGTATCCAGGCAAATATTCGCATCATCCGGCTTGA
- a CDS encoding DNA polymerase III subunit alpha, producing the protein MGAPGFVHLHTHTEYSILDGASRIKDIIKTAVKYEMPSVAITDHGVMYGNLMFYSEAKSAGIKPIMGCEVYVAPRHRTLRDPRLDKEQYHLVLLAKSEKGYKNLIKLVSTAFSEGFYYKPRVDKELLAEYSDELIALTACLGGEIPNLIMKNDFERVDRSLGEYIDIFGKDNFYLELQDHGLREQKPVNEALLDISKRMGLRLVATNDIHYTNKKDAEAHDVLLCIQTGSTLDDPNRFRFGSDQFYMKSQEEMAKLFPEIPQALENTLEIAERCNIEFDFGRSKLPDPGVPENITPDNYMHNEAWEGLKRRLGKEPPDDYRKQFEYECKIINDCGFPLYMLIVRDFTDFARNAGMYVGARGSAASSLVGYGLGITDVDPIEYGLAFERFLNPERVEMPDVDLDIQDDRREELIQYVCKKYGRDRVGQIATFGSMKARAAVRDCGRVLGMDLPEVDRICKMIPSMPIGMTIDQAMEVNVDLKNAYDSSHSVRKLIDTAKSLEGINRNVGVHAAGVLISYDPLTDHVPVQQGGKGEFVAQMAKKDIAKVGLLKMDFLGLANLTILANSIKNVKKSQGIDIDIMNIPLDDKKTYEMLGRGDTNGVFQLEGAGMRRNVIELKPNSVRELAAIVALYRPGPMAFIPKFVRSKFGQEPITYLHPSLEPILKETYGVICYQEQVLRIAQSIGGFTMGQADVLRKAMSSKNKEIMDKQKEKFLEGAKVNGVSEKIATKIYEQVEPFAGYAFNKAHAVCYAFVAYRTAYMKATYPAEYYAALISANMDDKEKLSIYIDDCKRFNIPILPPDVNASGADFEVEDGGIRFGLGAVKGCSKGVIEGMVAARNAGGKFKDLFDFCERVQAEAAMNKSSLECLIKVGAFSSVLPNRAQLMEMMPDAMSAAASRLKDQKNGQTGLFGSDMDEIVSGFDAGKYAHLGEYPLDQIYTMEKDLVGLYLSGHPLDNMRAQLEKSCSANASNYKELDNDQECVIGGIITDVRIKITRRNDKMGFAKIEDLYGSINVTFFPRDFKNCESQLIKDRVVLIKGKASHRERLAGDEEDNTVEVEIRGESVTPLAHSNGRANGNGHRKVHIKINGTPNIRLDILKHILEANPGDSPVYFWMFHCGTRQKIATSYKVMATTRFVEEVERVLGSSTVKVA; encoded by the coding sequence ATGGGCGCGCCAGGATTCGTTCATCTTCATACTCACACCGAATATAGCATTCTAGACGGCGCGAGCCGGATCAAGGACATCATTAAGACAGCCGTCAAGTATGAGATGCCCTCGGTTGCCATCACCGATCACGGTGTTATGTACGGCAACCTCATGTTCTACAGCGAGGCCAAGTCAGCCGGGATCAAGCCGATTATGGGGTGTGAGGTGTATGTTGCTCCGCGCCACCGTACACTCAGGGATCCCAGACTCGATAAAGAGCAGTATCACCTGGTGCTGCTGGCAAAGAGCGAAAAGGGCTACAAGAACCTCATAAAACTTGTAAGCACTGCATTCTCCGAAGGTTTCTACTATAAGCCCAGAGTAGATAAAGAACTGCTGGCCGAATACAGCGACGAGCTGATCGCGCTTACGGCATGCCTTGGCGGAGAGATCCCCAATCTGATCATGAAAAACGACTTCGAGAGGGTCGACAGGTCTCTGGGCGAATATATCGATATCTTTGGCAAAGACAATTTCTATCTTGAACTCCAGGACCATGGCCTGCGTGAACAAAAGCCTGTAAACGAGGCCTTGCTGGATATCTCGAAGCGTATGGGTCTGAGGCTGGTAGCCACTAACGATATCCACTACACAAATAAAAAAGATGCCGAAGCGCACGATGTGCTGCTTTGCATACAAACTGGATCGACACTGGACGATCCCAACAGATTTCGCTTTGGCTCTGATCAGTTCTATATGAAGAGCCAGGAAGAAATGGCCAAGCTCTTCCCGGAAATACCTCAGGCGCTGGAAAACACCCTCGAGATTGCCGAGAGGTGCAATATTGAGTTCGACTTCGGACGATCCAAGCTCCCTGACCCGGGTGTGCCGGAAAATATAACCCCTGATAACTACATGCACAATGAGGCCTGGGAAGGTCTCAAGAGGCGCTTGGGCAAGGAGCCGCCTGATGATTATAGGAAACAGTTTGAGTATGAGTGCAAGATCATCAACGACTGCGGCTTTCCCCTGTATATGCTCATAGTGCGCGACTTTACGGACTTCGCGCGTAATGCCGGGATGTATGTAGGCGCGAGAGGTTCGGCTGCGTCGAGTCTGGTGGGATACGGACTTGGGATTACTGATGTCGATCCTATAGAATATGGCCTTGCCTTTGAGCGATTCCTGAACCCGGAACGTGTGGAGATGCCTGATGTCGACCTGGATATTCAGGACGACCGGCGTGAGGAGCTTATACAATACGTCTGCAAGAAATATGGCCGGGACCGCGTAGGTCAGATCGCGACTTTCGGGTCTATGAAGGCGCGCGCAGCGGTGCGTGACTGCGGACGTGTATTGGGAATGGATCTGCCGGAGGTCGATAGGATATGCAAGATGATCCCATCTATGCCGATAGGTATGACTATCGATCAGGCGATGGAAGTAAATGTCGACCTCAAAAACGCGTATGACAGCAGCCATTCCGTCAGGAAGCTGATAGATACAGCCAAGAGTCTTGAGGGGATCAATCGAAATGTGGGAGTGCATGCGGCGGGCGTGCTGATATCCTATGACCCGCTGACCGATCATGTGCCGGTGCAGCAGGGGGGCAAGGGCGAGTTTGTCGCACAGATGGCGAAGAAGGACATCGCGAAGGTCGGACTGCTCAAGATGGACTTCCTGGGTCTGGCGAACCTTACGATCCTTGCGAACTCGATCAAAAATGTAAAGAAGAGTCAGGGGATCGATATCGACATCATGAACATCCCCCTGGACGACAAAAAGACGTACGAAATGTTGGGCCGGGGCGACACAAACGGTGTGTTCCAGCTCGAAGGCGCGGGTATGCGACGAAACGTTATCGAGCTTAAGCCAAACTCGGTCAGGGAGCTTGCGGCTATTGTCGCCCTATATAGACCGGGGCCGATGGCGTTTATTCCGAAGTTTGTGCGCTCCAAGTTCGGTCAGGAGCCTATTACATATCTGCATCCATCACTCGAACCTATTCTCAAGGAAACTTACGGCGTTATCTGCTATCAGGAACAGGTGCTGCGTATTGCGCAGTCTATCGGCGGATTCACTATGGGCCAGGCTGACGTTCTCCGAAAAGCTATGTCCTCTAAAAACAAAGAGATTATGGACAAGCAGAAGGAGAAATTCCTTGAGGGCGCAAAGGTAAACGGCGTCTCCGAAAAAATTGCGACTAAGATATATGAGCAGGTGGAACCTTTTGCGGGTTATGCTTTTAACAAAGCGCATGCGGTCTGTTACGCGTTTGTGGCGTATCGCACTGCTTATATGAAGGCCACCTATCCCGCAGAGTACTATGCAGCGCTCATTTCGGCTAATATGGACGACAAAGAAAAGCTCTCTATCTATATAGATGACTGTAAGCGGTTCAATATACCTATCTTGCCGCCGGATGTTAATGCGAGCGGCGCGGACTTTGAAGTGGAAGACGGCGGAATCAGATTCGGACTCGGAGCCGTGAAGGGCTGCAGCAAAGGCGTGATTGAAGGAATGGTGGCTGCGAGGAACGCCGGTGGCAAGTTCAAAGACCTCTTCGACTTCTGCGAGAGAGTGCAGGCCGAAGCCGCTATGAATAAGAGCAGCTTGGAGTGCCTGATCAAGGTGGGGGCATTTTCATCGGTTCTGCCTAACCGCGCGCAGCTTATGGAGATGATGCCGGACGCCATGAGTGCGGCTGCATCCAGGCTCAAAGATCAGAAAAACGGGCAGACGGGCCTCTTCGGTTCGGACATGGACGAAATTGTCAGTGGGTTCGACGCTGGCAAATATGCACATCTCGGTGAATATCCTCTGGATCAGATATATACGATGGAGAAGGACCTGGTGGGGCTGTATCTGTCGGGCCATCCGCTGGATAATATGCGCGCTCAGCTCGAAAAAAGCTGCTCGGCAAATGCATCGAACTACAAAGAACTCGACAACGACCAGGAGTGTGTGATAGGCGGGATCATTACTGATGTGCGCATCAAGATCACCCGCAGAAACGACAAGATGGGCTTCGCAAAGATCGAAGACCTCTACGGGTCGATCAATGTCACGTTCTTTCCACGCGACTTCAAAAATTGTGAGAGCCAGCTCATTAAAGACAGGGTTGTGCTCATCAAAGGCAAGGCAAGCCACAGGGAGCGGCTTGCAGGTGATGAAGAGGACAACACTGTTGAAGTCGAGATAAGGGGAGAGTCGGTCACGCCGCTGGCACACAGTAACGGCAGGGCTAACGGCAACGGACACCGAAAGGTCCACATCAAGATCAACGGCACTCCTAATATCCGTCTCGATATACTAAAGCACATACTCGAAGCCAACCCCGGCGATAGCCCGGTCTATTTCTGGATGTTTCACTGCGGTACCCGCCAGAAGATTGCAACTTCATATAAGGTAATGGCTACAACACGTTTTGTAGAAGAAGTTGAGAGAGTCTTGGGTAGCTCGACTGTAAAGGTAGCGTAA
- a CDS encoding amidoligase family protein has protein sequence MKLQELRFGIEIETIKRERGTVARAIQSVVGGEVSHVAGSSSYDPWEVRDDKNRVWKVVADSSLASVAAHLRAEIVSPVLCYEDIADLQEVVRAVRRCGAQVDEKCGLHIHVGTEEFGGKALTNLAKTFYKYEPLIIAALGVSEQRMRQYTKPLSDDFIARLEKLRARTRDQVNKAWYGALQAMG, from the coding sequence TTGAAGCTACAGGAACTCAGGTTCGGAATAGAGATAGAGACCATAAAACGAGAGCGGGGAACAGTCGCCAGAGCCATCCAGAGCGTGGTCGGTGGCGAGGTAAGCCATGTGGCTGGATCCTCCTCTTATGATCCCTGGGAAGTGAGAGATGACAAGAATCGCGTGTGGAAAGTGGTGGCGGACTCCTCACTCGCCAGTGTCGCTGCCCACTTGCGCGCCGAGATAGTTAGCCCGGTCCTGTGCTACGAGGACATCGCGGACCTGCAGGAAGTGGTCCGGGCGGTCCGCAGGTGCGGAGCCCAGGTCGATGAGAAGTGTGGCCTCCACATCCATGTCGGAACCGAGGAGTTTGGCGGCAAGGCGCTCACCAACCTTGCAAAGACGTTCTACAAATACGAGCCGCTGATCATCGCGGCGCTGGGTGTGAGCGAACAGCGGATGCGCCAGTATACCAAGCCGCTTAGCGACGACTTCATAGCCCGGCTTGAGAAGCTCAGAGCACGGACCCGCGACCAGGTCAACAAGGCCTGGTACGGAGCTTTGCAAGCTATGGGATAG
- a CDS encoding iron chelate uptake ABC transporter family permease subunit has product MKRVSILIFFAVLAAACLVIMPLVGTMVTGISAVIHPDPSDIESSIFWSLRLPRTLTAFLAGSALAVSGMVFQAMFRNPLATESTLGVASGASFGAALQTRLGLAFTVIGMSGASLLAFAGAALSMLLVYGLSRMR; this is encoded by the coding sequence TTGAAGAGGGTCTCTATACTCATATTTTTCGCAGTGCTTGCGGCAGCGTGTCTGGTCATTATGCCACTGGTGGGAACCATGGTCACGGGAATAAGCGCAGTGATACATCCCGACCCGTCGGACATCGAGTCGTCGATCTTCTGGTCGCTGAGACTCCCACGAACGCTCACGGCATTTCTCGCTGGGTCAGCTCTAGCTGTCAGCGGAATGGTCTTCCAGGCCATGTTCAGGAACCCTCTTGCGACCGAGTCTACGTTAGGAGTCGCGAGCGGTGCGTCGTTCGGCGCGGCTCTGCAGACCCGGCTGGGCTTGGCGTTCACAGTGATCGGAATGTCCGGCGCTTCGCTGCTCGCGTTCGCGGGAGCGGCTTTGTCTATGCTGCTTGTATATGGTCTCTCTCGGATGCGATAA